The genomic DNA caaagttttttttttcttttttaggtGGTTTGCAGTTTTCAACATGGTCTTTTTTGGTCAATTACTGAAACATGTTTGGCTACTAGGTGATCCGCTAGTTCAACTAGAGGATTCGTTCAGAGTTCAATTATAAGAAACGTATCGCTAGAAGCCAGACATGATTCAAAAATTGACTAGAAACCATGTTAGAAACTCACCGGTTTCTTGTTTTAGCTCACTGGTTAATCGTTAACCACAAATTATAACTATGTGTTGTTTCTTGATTTTGAAACCAACACAGGTCTCCGTAGATGCGGAAAGAGTTGTAGGTTGAGATGGCTGAACTATCTGAGACCAAATATTAAACATGGTGAATTTTCTGATGATGAAGATAAAGTTATATGTACTCTTTTTGCCAGCATTGGTAGCAGGTACCCTCTTTTAATAATCTGTGGTATATATAAACATAAATCTAGAAGTTTTGATGGAATAAGTTGATGTGCAGGTGGTCAATAATGGCAGCACAATTACCAGGAAGAACTGATAATGATATTAAGAACTACTGGAACACAAagctgaagaagaagatgatgccCAGTTTAATCTCCATGCCTGAAACTGGAAaacctcttcatcatcttcaatctCCCAATTCTTTAACAAGTTACAGCTACCCATCACTGCCAGTTTTTCATAATGGGAATATTAATATTAGTGGTCCATTGTCATCATCACCTGCATCACCACCTTCATCGTATATGTATAGTACTTCAAATACTTCTAAGTATTATGATCAAACCCTATCTATCCCATCAAGtcctacaacaacaacaacaactgcttctgctgctgctgctgcttctgatcatcatcatcatcatcatactcatcATTATCCAGTTCTACAATCACAAGGAGAAAAAGACAGTTCTACCCTTGTCATATGTGGAGGTGATCAAGCTAGTTCAAGTACTAACTCTGATGGGGGCTTTCATGTAGGTGTGTATGATTATAACAAGGGGTTTGGTAAGAATTATGAGAAGATAAAAGGGTCTTATGGGGATTCTTCATTGGACTGCAGTCTTGAAGAGTTTAAGCAGCTCATTAGCACCAATCTTTGCTCCAGTAACATTGACAACAATCTTAACTTTTTTGTTGATGACATCAAGGAAGTAGAAAAGGTTATGTACTATTAGTTATTGAGTCAACCATGTATGGATGCTCAACAtggccatcatcatcatcatcttcatcaacatCATCTCTAGCATTAGGGAAGATTGGGTTTGTGAAAATTTTTCTTTAATATATTAATCTTAGAGAGTATAAATGCTAAAAAATTGTCCCCCCCCCCTTTCATCTGTCCTTTTTGGAAATTATTAATTTTAGCATTTTAAGCTATCAAGACTATATATAAAGCCTATTATTCCATAGGTATTAATGTAAAATTTTACTTTGATTAGCATTATCTTATGTATAGGTAATATGCTTTTCATACACTTTTAATTAGTTTGCTTTGTGTTTGAAAAATTTGGGATTTTACATATAATAATCGAGTTGATGTTGATCCTAATTCAAGTCTTTAGAAATTTCAAATGTCATACCACGTATAAAATTATTGGTGTCCAATAATGAAACCTTGTCGGCttaatttagaaaaaaataatcCGTAAAAAATTTCTATATTAGGTTTAAGTTTCGTTGATCGGAGGCTTTTCAAGACTTGCATACACCAAACAACGAGAATTTTGTTTAAGTTGATGTTGATATGAATCTATTAAAAACATGGATTGTAACAAACTAGCTAGTTCATCTTGTTTCAAAAATTAATATGAAAAAAGGTTACTTATCATGGGCTTAAGGGCAATATTTGGATTATTTAAATGGGTACATTATATTAAGAACATGTATGGTGATTAAACTATTTACTTAAACATGTGAACTAGCCAACCTTCACAGACTATGATACccacaaaaaacaaaaatattgaCTAAACAATGAAATAATTAGAAAAATCCACTTGGGAACAAAGATTAGAAAATTGACATAAAAGAAAGCCATCATAGAAGCTAGAGATGGAGGGGATGAAGGGTCTAAAACCTTTAGAATCATtgtttaattaaaattaaaattaaataaagatGCATAGATCATGGCCGTATGTCATATGTGAGTTCCCATCATAAAGAAATAGAGATAAAAGAATAAATATTAATTTAAATACTAAATTTTCAAAGATGAATGCATTGACTTCTAAAGAAATTTGTCTGCTTCTGAGACATAAAAAAAGATTAGATGGGATAGTGCCAGCTAATTCAAAGTTTATTCTAGATATTAACCAAAAAGGTTGTGAAGCTTTCATAGAAGAAAAATGCCTTTTGGAAATGTCGAGTGCATAAATGTCAAAAGGGGTTGCATCTAatctaataatatatataaagcAAACTAGGGTTTGTGTTGTGTGTGTGCTTTTGTTATATTTGTATGTCATACTTTTGGAAAAGTGTTCATATATAAATATTACATGTTTTTCTAGCTACAAGAACCATGATGTTGCACATACATTAAGATTACCACGATATATTCTCTTGTTTTTTACTCACTTTTTCCAACCTTCGTCCCCCACCATGATTGTTAATGGAATCCTTGGATCTTGTGCCCTACTGTTTCTCACACTGATTCGATATACGAATTTACAAGGCTCAAATTATGATATGGAAGTATGTAAAATGTTTCAGTCACATCATATTCAATTACAAAAATGTTAAAAGGTCATCAATGAATTCGACTTAGTGTCATCaacattttattatttaaaaaaaatgagagAATCACCCTTCGTATAAAAGTGTGATaatcaaaacataaaaaatacTATAGAGATTAAATCATCAGAAACTAAAAAACACACTAGGGATCGAGTCTATCTTGTACAAGTAAGGATGACAATAGGTCGAGTCAAATGGTCACACTCAACGCATATCCATATCCACTCGATAAAAAGGGCCTCGTAACATGATGTATGTTGAATATCTAGAAAACATTTCACCAAAGAGAACATCAAATTCAAAATTAGAATAACAGAAATAGTTTGTTACATATGCAAATATAATGCAACATAAAATATATAGTCTTACAAAACAAAAAGAACACATGTAAACATTGTTGCCCCGAGATTCAATTATGTGCTACTCAACTTCCAAAGGAATATCTAATGTATTAAGAAAATATTAAGCTTTCGGCTATATTTGCATGATATAAAAGACCTACTTGCACCATAATCAAATAAAACGTAATTTGCGGGTATAGaagtaataaataaataatatacacGTGACCACATGAGGAATCATCTTCCCTTTGCAGTAATTTGAAAGGCCCGGTCTCGCGGTTTTGGGCACTCACTTTTCTTGTGTTCCGACTCATGATACTGATAATGTATTGTCATCGAGCCTTGGCAATATGTCCCTAGCTTTGCTGCACTTATAGCGTACCACCGAACTCGTTTGACAAGCTCTCCCATGATTCTTCCTACACGTATACACACCATCTACTCGTCTAGCCTTAGTTGTTGCATGAGAAGCCGCTTCATGGCCGTTATAACATCACAAGTCATAACATAGTCATGTCTTCATTGTCTCTTATTCCAGGACATCCTTAAATTCTAGCTAGTTGTCCGGACTCACATAGCTCGAATTGATCATAAGCGGCTAGAAGATGATATAATCTTAATAAATAAATTGGAAGATACATAATTTATTCATATCCCACTCATCGATTTGAAAAGAGCTGTTAATGTTGTGGATTTAATGTGTCTCTTACCCAAACTAGGTGATCGCGGCAGAGTGAACTACTATTGCTTCGATCTTGTATGGGCATTGCCAATCTTTTCTTTGGCTTGAGGGCATGCCAACCGGTACACATGGAAGATGCAGCGTTATTCTTTGACAAGGGTTTGCGTGAGGCGATTGAGGAATTAGTAGTTCGTGGAGGTCCTTTCTCTGGAGACTTCCAGTGGCAACTTGCTTCCTTACCTATTAGATTTTGGGGTTTGGGGTTGTATTCAACTATTGATGCTTCATCTGATGCCTTTGTAGTCTTGAGGGCCCAATCTTGGGTACTACGAACCACATCTTACGAGACAGTGGTATATGTGGTATGAATTCTGATTATATTTGTGCTTTGGCTTGTCTTCGTGATACGATTCCAAGCTTTGACTTCAGCGGTTTCACTAAAAAGGACACCCCCTAAAGCCCAATAGCATTGGCGAGTGGTCTTTCTAGTAAAATTGTCTAGGACATTGAAGTATAGTTTGACTTGACCGTTAGACAAAAAGTCATTTTTGAGTGTCTACGAATACTACATGTCCAAGATTTTCTTCTTGCTATACCTATAGATGGGTTAGGCCAGCATATGTCACCGGTGGAGTTTCGTACTATCCTTAAGTATCGTCTCATAATTCCTTTATTTCCAGTTGATGAGATATGTCATGTTTGTCATAAGGCGTGTTTGGTCTCTTTTTCTAGGGAGCATACAGTTCATTGTAGAGAGCTCCCGAGTTTCAAGTACCGACATGATTTTGTTAGGGATATCCTTTTTGACATATTCAGACGTGCTGggatttctgctaagaaagaggcaccCGTGAATTTCTTAACTGATCCATTAGAAGGAAGATCTACCCTTAGACCAGCCGACATTTTGGTCTTCGGATGGATAGAAGGAAAACACACGTGTGTAAatctaacaggggtttccccCTTTTGTGGGCTTAGGGGGTAGTGTTTTCATGGTGGGTCAGGCTGCTTTAAAAGCGGGTTCAGGCAAAGTGACCAAACATGAGAAAGTGTGCCTTAacaaccagcacgtgtttatcTCATTTGTTTTTTATACTTTTAGGTTCCTTGCGCCAGAGACTGCAGACCTACTTAaccgagttcaaagggtcatgcacaGTAATGTtatatgaccccgagatctatggatgtagtttttaaaagatttagttttgctattcaaaaaaaGGTAGCGGTGTAGCTTGTTGCTCGTTTACCTTCTATCTCGATGTAATTTCTAATATTATTACTTTAAAgtttttaaaatgaaaaaaaagggaatttgaaaaaaaaagaaaaagaaaaagaaaaatgatCTAATGGGTAAAAGTAGTTTATTTATCTTATAATTTTGTAATAGTTATCTATATATCACATCacactatataataaaagaaatcaatatCAGGACACATGTCATTTATCAAAGTCATCtattttttatagataattaatatcaattataagataattacaaaattaaaattaatataaatttaaacaattcgtatagggaTAGTATaacattttaaaatatttatcatatttcaaaattatttatcctgaAATTAATAAAAGATGTACGCTAAATATAAactaatataatgtaaatgatttatttattttattaaactaagtAGTTGAGGGtagaacctatttcaaaaatgtttataaggggtaaacaaaaatattaatcaatgtttattggttttatacttttatttttgtgttcaactctcaactcaaatacggtaatcactTTGTTTACATGACATAtataagaaccatcaccgcaatcaccccatTCATCATATATcaagtatatccgttagtttttttttaagatataaatttttattagatcaattcaacccgtgtaataaacgaggttttttttaaagatataacattttgaTTTTTTACTattcaaaattacatttatgcaactcatgtaatacacagggttttaaaacatataactttttttttattatgtagtatataaaattagatttattaactttttttattatgtagtatataaaattagatttattcaatccatataatacatagggtttataaagatataactttttattgtttgctatataaattacatgtgctcaacctgTATAACagatgaggttcttaaaaatgtaactttttccattatttaatatataaaattaaatttactcaacccgtacaatacacggggttcttaaagatataccTTTTTTttatcttcctatactaataaataaaaatctttttgggcaCGTGTCACTTTCTGgtgctttctcaccttattttcctatttatctctcatattaaataaaataataattttaaacaaaaaatattagataagaataaatatttagataaggataaacatttatttttattttgatcatattaaataataataataataataataataataagagttaattacatagttagtctatgtggtttgcaaaaaataacatacttaggtactaatagtttaaaatcaccttctagggtattaacttttcattttgtaacgtttgaaggtattaacttctaggttattaacatagttattcctgtggtttacacaaaataacatacttaggtactaattgaatgtgattttaaacctacgaATAACATTAATACCTctaaacgttacaaaatgaaaagttttaactctaataataataataacaataattttaaacacaaaattagataagaatataaacgtttatttttattatgatcatattaaataataataattttaaacaaaaattagttaagaatacatatttaacaaagtaaagatatatcttttttactatttattatataaaattacatttatacaaaataaaaaaacaaactaaaatgttataataagtaaatagtatatcaatgttcatttttaaaagataaatcttgatgACTGTTTGtattaacatatgacattatatttattcaacacgtgcaatatacgaatttttttttaaatgtatttctttttattatttattatataaaattatatttatgtaacccgtataatacacgggattttaacctagtatatatataataaagtaaacccaCTTAAGAACCTGACAATCATTGGGGCTATCTGAAATTCTATTTTCCCACctaaaatataacccttttagtTTAATAGTTAATcctatttttgttttaatttaatcCTTAAATCTCGGTAAAAAAGATTAATCCCTACCTAATATTTTTATCTCAATCTTAATTTTCAAATTGAAATTAAGGGTGgggatacaataggaagtttatttggctaggaaggctaggaaatGATCTTGAttatccattaagttaatcaagggctaagattaaaccagggaaattgaaagaaagaaaagaggcgcgtgagtttgttcaagggcattctagtcaatccaagccaatagtttttctctcctccaattcccctccattttttaaacgttaataactctttcatacgacattatttttttataaaaattgcaccaaaaaaacgagcgtttttttatctttaaaacgagtatactattgctatatttaaaaaaaaatttaaacctagttgtgtaaaacgcaatagaaaaaccaccagttacgtaaaacgcaatgaaaaaaaaaacctaaaaaatgacatctttctaaaacgcaatgcaccaaaaacacaaagaaatgacttatttgtaaaacacaatggccagaaaacacaaagaaatgtcttatttctaaaacgcaatggactgaaaacacataaagaagtgttttacctaaaacgcaatgcacaaaaaacacaaagaaatttcttatttgtaaaacgcaatggccagaaaacacaaagaaatgttttatttgtaaaacgcaatggccagaaaacacttaaaaatgtctcatttctaaaacgcaatgacctaaaaaaacaaaagaaaatgttctctgtaaaacgcaatggactgaaaacacctaaaaatgtgttttacctaaaatgcaataactaaaaacacttcaaaaatgtgttttacctaaaacgcaatgactaaagatacttaaaaatgtgttttttctaaaacgcaatagctagaaaacacataaaactctcttatttctaaaacgcaatggacaaataAAACTGTTTATGAACTGTTTGTGAATtgtctgtgaactgtctgaattgtctacgaattactgtcttcgaaatgagccaggGGCTCttccccttggaccccgccaggggctgccgcccctgggaccccgctaccaggggctgccgcccccggacccccgccaagatcgtaaaacgcaataactaaataaaaacccagatcgtgaaaatgaaattaaagaatttcttacatggatcgaagccggtttcttcatcaattgacgaaatttgaatgatagaaacacttatcagcgattgaatcgaacaaatcgagtgattatcttcaaaatcaccaaaaaaacgagattttgaatgaattaaactgggttttcttcggAAAAAGCTGAAGACACGTTGATCGGGTggttgaatcattgattgatgacgaaaatcagactataatgtagtgattattgagatagtaagTGAAGAAAAAGTTGGAGATGGTGAGTTTTGAAGTAactggggagaagaaggaagaataaatgatgagattgactaaaataccctttctctttattttaaaatttgccacatgtcataatcctatggcttcctatccttcctagccaaaattaacttcctatttaaTCTTTTCTCTTGAAATTAATACGATGACTatctttaattttttaatttctCAAGGTATGATCTAATTTTAATTAGTAAGAGAatcaagtattataaaaacattCCGAAACCCATAAAGTGATGATAAGCATGAATTTGATTTTATATTAACTTACACAAAAATTATCTTTTAATAGCCATACAATTACTTTCCttcattttttttcaaatgattCGCATAAAAAAAATTCAACATTGGATGTCTTTATAATTTATATCGATGTTAATGTTAATTGCAAACTGCTTTTTTTCTAGTGGTAAAAGAGTTGAGTTTTCCAatggagactcaagttcaattctcaATTGTATCATATTGAGGTAGATATTGGGCAATGATGGTGACAAACCCACCGAGGGGGATTCGATCTTGAGTTGCACCCCGGTTTTCATCCGGCTGTTACTTCAGCGAGACATCTCGTGTGGAGGCAGTACGGTTTTCGGGGGAACGCCGTAACCAAGCCTGACCAACCCAGTGCGTATCCGGTTATGATAACGTAGACTGGACAGATCTTGGCTAGGGCCGCCGTTTAGGCCGTGTGACATTGGGTCACCAAAAAGAAAGTCACcgttcaaaaaataaaataaaaggatattatcactcatagtTTCTTCTTTTATAGGGCTATTGGATTTTACCACccctaactattggctattggccgctgccacacctaactatcactttgacgcttGTCACTCCTAACTTAACACTTAGTCTGTTTTGTTACCATGTCGTTGACTgctcactaacttttgatccttttactatacttttgggaatgtcctaagatccctaaaaccttactgtgatccctatgacaccccccAAAAGAATAGTAACAGGATCAAAAGtgagtgatcagttaacgacgtggtgacatcacacactaagtgttaagttgggagcgacggacgtcaaagtgatagttgggggtggcagcggccaatagccGATAGTTtgaggtgataaaatccaataaccctcttatatatatatttttaaaatttatttcaTTAATAATACATTTTTCTTTAAATCAAATGTTCCCatttatctatttttattttatcccATCTTTATTTTAATTTCACCGTTCCATATTATTTGTAGTATCTCAATACCCAATCTTACTGTGTATTTATGTTTGTAATTTCTAATTGATTACATTTTATTAATGTTGTTATAcataaatattatatttttaatataattataaatatatatatatataggctaggagttggccagaaagtccaaaattcctaaaaagtgtaaaaagtcataaaacaccataatgtcaaccataaaacacaccaaaaacccacaaataatatgatgaagattactaaaacatcatgtatgtgggttttgtattgtgttttagatgttaaggctctgattatggaatgacaaatattattgtgttttatgttgtttagcattgtgtgttttacaTTCATAGTTATACGatgatgtgtttgaagtttttatggactattaaagtttgaatatggtgttttcgtaatattcattctattatttgtgagttttaggtgtgttttatgcctgaaattattgtgttttatgactttttacactttttaggaaacttggactttctagccgaacctcaccctatatatatatatatatatatatatatatatatatatatatatatatatgacaaaagtagtattattttattaatatcaTTATTATCACTACTATTTGTATTATTTATAATTGCTACCAttcttattattgttattattgttgtacCTTTCTGATATTGACATATTTGTGTATGAGATTTTAATCAGGCTACTGGAAAAATTTACGGGCTGGTCTAGGAGTGTGTGTAAGCAGTGGTCGGTTTTACTATCAACACCTAATTTTGTTATGTTGAATTGTGACCACATATCCACAGATTTCCACTTCCACTATCTGTCGGTTTTGACATGACAATTAATATAAGCTAAGGCCAGCCACTATCAAATGCTGGTTTGTTTTTAACACTACTCGGTTCACCCATGGTCAATTGTATTTGGCATTATCAAGAATTAAAAGTAAAGACGGGGTAAAATTACTAATTATAGATACAGATGGTAAAGTTATAAATAAAAGATGTAATGTTGactacaaataaatatataatttatgaattatgtgaatattTTTTGGATTCAAATTATTTTCGGTAATGTGCGAATTATAATTGTAACTTTCTATTTCTCATTAAATGTAATGTAATACGTAAATACaataataagtattatataatatatttattattgTATTATTTTAACGATAGTTTGATTACATGCTTCTCTgataaatattataatattaacaaACATGAtctttatattaactcatttatgtcaattTGGTATATAAATGTCTTCGTCTTTGAATTGCTCatacaagaaatatttattatatagtcTAAATTGTTCAACTCGTGTAACACAGGGGGACTAACCTAGATATTAATATATACTAGCGAGATTCCCCTACGCGTTCGCTGCCGGAATTCGATTGGTATTGGTTCGGTTCATTACGGTATCGGTACTAGCTATAGTAATCGAAAGAAAAAAAGCCTTACATCAatcaatatatttatttatttaaaaaaccgTTTGGtgctttttttatatttttgctCAAAATACTTGAAAATATGTATATTACATGCTCTAAAATTGGTAgaaaaacaacttattacataGGGTTTCGAAACAGagcattcgccaaagttttttTGTGGCTTCGAGAGGGCGGTGTCTTTATTAGAGAAACCGCTAATATTCAAGTCTGGGAGAGACACATTTAAGCGTTCAAGCGCCTGCTGATAGTCCGGTTCAAGCCCAACGACCCCACTATTTCGAAAGATATGATCATGTAGTTCCCCAAGACTGAGCTCTAGACGCCACAAAGCCATAAGCCCCAACATCTCGAGCTGAGAGGAGGCCCAAATCACCTAGACGCATTGGCAGATATCCCAGACGCCACTGGATGTCACCAAAAAAGGGGCCGCCACCCACGATGATGTCTTCTATAGCCTCCCTGAGGCCATCATCGAACCGAGATATCGCATCATCCATTAAATGGGGTTGACGAGTCCACAGCCCAAAAAGTAACTTAGCAACCCCCATGCACGACCTTATAAGAAGGAGTTCACATTAGGGATCCCTAAAGCAGGGCAAGAGTTTCATGAGGTCAACCGCCCCGGAGGCTCCGCCGCCCTGCCAACTCCCCCATAAAGCTAGGATCATGGCTAACAGCTTCACTAAGGAGCTTAACCCCCTCTCTGGTCTACCAATCCCTCTCAGGAAAAGCTCGTCCTGAACTTTGCGCTCGTCGCCTGTTGGCCAAAAAACCTTTGTTTTCTTACTGTTGAGATAAAGCCCTAGAGATGGCCCCTCCTCATTGATGATGTCTAAGGCCATAGCAACCTCAGACACGTTGCTGATACTCGTCCCATCATCCAAGTACCaagcatgaaaagggatattatAGTGATACTAAACCCGAAGAATAAGGGGGTGTAAGGCAAGGGTTGCACTCCGGTAGTAGCCCTAATACACTCGTTACCAACATAGAACCTAGGAATGGCCATATAAAATACGCGAAGGGTAGTAGGCATACTCCTAGAAGACATTGTATTAAAGGTGGTGTGTACCATCATCACATGCCGGCATAGATTTCTGGTACCCAGctgtattgacaagcatgtaaaactggtGACAAGAAATCTATCCCAAAAGAATACTAAATGATTAACTTACGGGTAATCATAATATGTATCAAATGATTTgtgaaaatgattttttaaacaagtcggttaattgtatttaccagcgaaagttgacgtattttcaaaagattaaATCGTAGGTAACGAACCCTTAATACAGGGTGGAATGGTTCGGTCAAAGAATAATTATTGGAATTTGTGACTCCACTGCTTAAAGGCCTATGATATCCTAAGCTCGCTTTTTTTTCGGATCCTACCTTGTGGGACTTGTATCGAACAAAGTATGTATCTTGTTTAATAAATTTCAAATCTTTTATGATTATTACTTTATAAATCTATCTTCCACTGCATATTGTGAAACTGTTATCAATCGTCACGTATAAACTCATTGACCGGGCCCACcaaaaatcggggtgtgacacttatgttatttatttacttaattatttcaattaatttattttaataagtGAATTTTTAATTCAAATATCTTTTATGTTATACATTTCATATTCAAAGTATTATACTTTATTAAACCGTGTCTCACGACAATTTCTATTATTTTTATGTTTCGAAATAACGATACACAAAAGTTAAGGATAGTCTTTATCAAGG from Helianthus annuus cultivar XRQ/B chromosome 7, HanXRQr2.0-SUNRISE, whole genome shotgun sequence includes the following:
- the LOC110921943 gene encoding transcription factor RAX2, with the protein product MGRAPCCDKANVKKGPWSPEEDEKLKDYIQIYGTGGNWITLPQKAGLRRCGKSCRLRWLNYLRPNIKHGEFSDDEDKVICTLFASIGSRWSIMAAQLPGRTDNDIKNYWNTKLKKKMMPSLISMPETGKPLHHLQSPNSLTSYSYPSLPVFHNGNINISGPLSSSPASPPSSYMYSTSNTSKYYDQTLSIPSSPTTTTTTASAAAAASDHHHHHHTHHYPVLQSQGEKDSSTLVICGGDQASSSTNSDGGFHVGVYDYNKGFGKNYEKIKGSYGDSSLDCSLEEFKQLISTNLCSSNIDNNLNFFVDDIKEVEKVMYY